Part of the Micropterus dolomieu isolate WLL.071019.BEF.003 ecotype Adirondacks linkage group LG17, ASM2129224v1, whole genome shotgun sequence genome is shown below.
TAACACTATGAAAGCCAACTGAGCTGTAGGCCTCAGTTTAGGCGGGTAGGCTTATAAGACTACATTACCCAGCGTACCTCAACGTAAACACCGCACCACTTCCTGCTTGGAGTGTTCCAAATGCCTGACAACTACCGTACCAACTGGTTGTCGGGGTTCCCTCAGATTCGGCTGTTCAAATATAACTCAGCAAAGAAACTAACGGGTTGTTCAGTAGACACTATACCTGCCCATAGCTGTTTAAGAACAATTTTAGCTAAAAATAAAACCCTGTAGGTTATGTGTGCAGGTCCTGTTAACTTCCGGTTTTAGGTTTCGGTCTAATCTACGACCCTAGAGGGCAGTAGCTTGCGACTGTCTCTCAAGCTTCTATCACGGCTGACCCGCGCAACTCGAGTGAGACGAGGTAGGCCTCAaacttattattgtttttattttgcatcgTAACTCTATTATAAGCTGAGCAAACAATGCACTGACTGCATGATTTGCATGCAAGGTTGTATGACGCTTGCAGTTTGCATATTCTCATTAAAGTTACTTTTCTTGCATCGGTTGTTGGTGAaacgttagctaacgctagGCTAAGAAGGTTACCAATGTTAGCCACGGAGCGAAAGCTTGAAGCGGATAATATCATTAACAAACATTCCAGTGAGAAGTTCTACTTGCAAAGAGTTATATAGGTAAGGGCCGGTATAAACCCGAGATTACATTGTTTGTAGAAATTTAGGAACTAGGTAAAACGGTGCAGTATGTAACGTTATCCAGCGCTGCTAGACTAGTTAGCTACACAGCTAATGTAGCCTGTATGGTTGAGACTACACTGCCGCCATCAGACATCTATTTGAAAGTTAGACGCAATGTTGTATAAGTTGTACTTaaccattttctgtttttgctgttttgttagcaaataaataaagacgACACACATCCTAAACACAATGAGCGTTGACGTGAAGAAACTGAAAGTCAACGAATTAAAAGAGGAGCTCCAGCGCCGCGGCCTGGACACCAGAGGCCTGAAGGCAGACCTGGTGGAGAGGCTGAAAGCCGCTCTGGAAGTTGAAGCTCAAGCTGATGCCTCAGAGCCAGGGGAGCAAGAGGATGAATTCTGCCAGGACACCCAAGACAATGAAGATGGAGAGGATGCCGAAGAGCAACAAGGTAAGCCCTATTGATGCTGTTTCTTTAAATAGATATTTTGTTGTCCAATCAGTTATTGACTTATTTACCGTTTATCTGTGGCATTTAAACTTAACAAATCCATTGTTTTCAGACCCATACTGTTTAAATAAAGCTTCATGAAATCATTTTATGCAAATGTGAACTTGCAATGTAGCCATTTTTTAGGTCTAAAGTTAATGATTCATTTGACAAAGTTTTTTAACCCATTACATAAAATCCTCGGGTTCTGACCCTTTATTTGTGGGTAAAAAAGTACCTTTTACATATGTTGTGTGGAATCAGGACTTCTGtccattttaatttaaagaggtctagggctgtacatatcgattatttttcaagttgattaacgactaattttgtttattctaaagaaagaaaagttgcctattactcgattaacataccagtttatccaaaataaatatcaaaaacatgtctaatcaataaatctatattttattcaatcatcctgatgaagcacattagaataataatagcagcaaatcttaaaatgaatcaaatttccacatcactgatgtgttgtgataataacaataacagacattaattaggctactttacttaaaactttaaatgtttctgacatggattcatttcaatcttaagtaatgcagtatgataataacACCTGAAAGGACTCTCAGACTGTCCAGACAGTCACAGTTTGTCTGTaattagattcagctgttttctcgctcatatgTGGCCGTTAAGTAACAGAAAATATGATATAATGTAGCCGATTGTTACATGACTcgcggtgtaacgttacgttaccacgacagcagcggggcagaaattacttaacatgaaggcaatgaagaaatactacgtgtcctcgtgttgataatgtgccgtgcttgtgtggcaacagaaagtaaacacgatttgcggtgctgccgtctAGACAAAGTGCTGTGGGATACTTTCGTTTCACGTGTTCGTGCTGCTTCACTATttcgtggacagcagttgtgctgcagtgaagctccacttcacagagctcacggagcagcacgttgttgagtgtctgtttGAAATACTCCAAACTTTAGACAGTCAAAGGcgcggtcttgtagctggagctcGTCCAGGATAATCCCACACTGGATGTGTTGATGTatttacgtaatcgattacgtcgacGAATCGCCCCAGCCTTAAAGAGGTCAAAGTAAATTTGCAGAAGAGAAATTAAAGAGAACAAATTGTCAGTATAAATCAAGTTCCACAAGAGTGCATTAAGTTCATATGTTTCTATTGTTATGAGAGTGAGAACTGAATGTTTTAGATCTCCCTTTTTGTTACATGCAGAAGCTGCTGAGGACTATGGTGAAGGAGATGGTGATGATGCCCCTCAAGAGGAAGATGAGGGGAGAGATTCAGGCGGTTACTATGAGGACGAGGAGGCAGAAGGCGAGCCTTATGAAAGTCAACCAGCTTCAGACTCTGGTCACAGCATGCCTGACTTCACAGCAGATGCCGATATACACAAATCTGACCTGATGCCTGAGGAAGAGACCAAGCCAGTGCCAGAGGAGAATGTCAAGCAAAAAGAAGGTGATTTtcattgcatttattcatttagttgacacttttatccaaagcaacttacctTTGCTctttatgtcagaggtctcatgcctctggagcaattaggggttaagtgtcttgctcagggacagaTTGGTTGATGTGTCatagtggggagttgaacccgggtctctcacacaaaaggcatgcgtcttatccactgcaccactCCCCCCCCAGCATGATCTGTGGCAGGGGCAGGTCTCTGACAAACCAAAATGGATTTATGCAATTCAAAAGCTCTGTGATTAATAGTGTGGAAGGTATATAATTGGCCATCAGATTTCTGATGACGCTGTCAGGAGGTCTATATTCCTGCCATAGTTagttgtggtgtgtgttttgtccAGCCCAAGTTACAGACATGAGAGAAAAATCTCTTTGCTACATTGTAAGCAAAAACTGAACCTTTTTGAACATCACAGAATATGATTTATTACAGagccattttttaaatcaagtttGATTGAATAGTTGCAGCACTGAACATGTGCAGTAGGTCACTGTCATTGTACATTATCATTTTAGAAGTCAAAGTGGAAGTCAAAGTGGAAGACGACCCAGAGACTATTGGAGACAGAAACCAGGATATTCATCAGACAGAACATCAGCGCGAGCAAGATGGCACAGCTCAGGCTGAGCAAGTCAAGGTGGAAGCTGATAAAGGTGGACACCACAGCCGCAAGAGACCCCACGAGGAGAACAGGGGCTACGGCTACTATGAGCACCGCGAGGACAAGAGGTATGCTCATCATAAATTGTGATGTCTTGCATTTATCTGGTGTTCTAAATCAGCacagtaatagtagtagtaatataCACCAACAGTAGTTAAATGTACAGTCACTGACTGGTCTAATTATTTGCATTGTGTCAAAGAAAGAAGCTGTAAATGCTGTTAACTTAATACTCTGCTGACATTGTACAGATCACGCACACCACAGCCCCCtgctgaagatgaagaagagaaCATAGATGACACCCTTGTGACAATTGATACATGTAAGTAAGGGGATAAAATGCATCTCTACCCAAGTAAAGAGAACTCACTGTCTTAGCTTGAGGCATTTCCCATTCTCCATGAGCTTCTTTAtttcagttcagtgttttaaattccaattcatttataaatgtatcATACAATAGTATTGTCTCTCCAAAGGCCATGTCCATgactttcaaatatttttagcTACGACCTATATTCACAACTCAAAATCCACAGTGGTTCTTGCGCTCTGTTTAGGTGATGAAcatatataaaattttaaaaaaatgttttattttttttttttttagacaacTGTGATCTTCACTTCAAAGTGTCCCGAGACCGCTACAGTGGTTATCCACTGACCATTGAAGGCTTTGCTTACCTGTGGGCTGGAGCACGAGCTTCACATGGTGTCACCCAGGGCCGTGTGTGTTATGAGATGAAGGTAATGAGTAAAAATTATCTTCTTCTAGTGTCGAGGTAGTTTTAAAACTAGACAGAAGTGGGCTTCACACATGCAACCAATAAGATGACTGTTAGTTTTTCTGAGAGAGCTAATGCTTTCATCTGGTGAAACACTGAGCTACTGAAAATACGCCTTTTCTTTATACCGTGTCCACATGTGACATAATGGTCCCTGATACACGAGACAGGCTTTATTTATTATGTAGGTATGAATGGCGATGTCATCCTACACTGCCTAACCCTGAACTCAATGTTAACACGCTTGTTTTTGACCTAATTTGTCTGTCCCCAACTTTTCAGATCAATGAGGAAATTCCTGTAAAGCACCTGCCCAGTAGTGAGCCAGATCCCCATGTGGTCAGAATTGGATGGTCACTCAACCACTGCAGCACTCAACTTGGTGAGAGGAGCAATAGCCTGAACAGTCGAGATGATGTTTCACATGAATGAAACTTTGCTGCAAAAGAGAGCTGTTGCCTGAAACTGAAACAATGCATTTCATTCTGTCAGGTGAGGAGCCCTTTTCCTTTGGTTACGGAGGAACGGGAAAAAAATCCTCCGACTGTAAGTTTGCAGACTTCGGCGAGAAGTTTGGCGAAAACGACGTCATCGGCTGTTACATTGTAAGTAATGGCAACAGTAATTCAATTACTTTATGTTTTAATAGCATCACATAAGAATAGTTTTATATTACAAAGCAATAATTTAAAGTGGACCTcaatgttattaattaataacCGATTTTGTGGGTTTAACAAATATTTATGGTATTTATGGTAATCACTACTTAAATTCCTGTGGTGTGAACTCGTGCTCTTTTCTACCTCATGGATATAATAGGACTTTGACAGTGGTGACGAGGTGGAGATGGGTTTTTCTAAGAATGGAGTGTGGTTGGGTGTTGCCTTCCGGACAACCAAGGATGCGCTGGCCGGCCGTGCCCTGTTTCCTCATGTCCTGGTGAAGAATTGTGCTGTTGAGTTCAACTTTGGACAGAAGCCTGAGCCGTACTTTCCCCCACCAGAAGGATACACCTACATCCACAATCTTGACATGGAGAACAAAATCAGAGGCACTAAGGGACCTGCCACCAAATCTGAATGCGAGGTAAGGCAGCATTTCATTATAAAACAGTATTTGGCATTTTTcctcacaaaaaaaataattagtgACTGAGTGGATACAGCACACATGCAGCCCAAAAAATGAGgtagatatttatttttatggatGTAATTAGACATTTTTGTGACACTAATCAACAGGTGAAAATACTTGAAGGTCTTAAAATCTTAGAATAAATCTTAGTAAATTGATCCATATTAATAGATTAAGATCAATTTGAAAAGAGGGAATACATTTGAGATCAcacattttgattgattttaatTGCAGCTGGATGTGTGAAGTAAAAATAATTATGCTCAATTAAGCTGTTTTCTTTGCTCACTTATTGCAGATCTTGATGATGGTTGGCCTGCCGGCATGCGGAAAGACCACTTGGGCCATGAAGTATGCAGAGACTCACCCTGAGAAGAAGTACAACATCTTGGGCACAAATGCCATCATGGACAAGATGAAGGTTGGTTTGGACAACCACCCCCAAAACTAAACACACCACACGGTTTTATGGTCACCATTGTCTTATTTGACTATTTTTGCTTGTGCAGGTGATGGGTCTGCGTCGCCAGAAGAACTATGCTGGGCGCTGGGATGTTCTGATACAGCAGGCTACCCAGTGTCTAAACAGGCTGATTGAGATTGCTGCCCGCAAGAGACGCAACTACATCCTAGATCAGGTACTGCCCTCTCACCCACACTCTGCTCTGATACTCGCCACAGTCAGTCAATGTGCCCTGATAATCACTCTCTAATGgactatttatttatctttcagGGGGTTCTGTGTATTTTAGAATAGAGAAGAAGCATTTATCACCCTCTTGTCACTTTCTTGTCATgtattgaaaaagaaaatgattaatgGCTCTCATAAGTGACagaatatttcatgttttcatcCCTCAGTATATTTGCACTTGCTATTTCTTGTCATAATACAGTATTGTTTGTCTTGTGAATTTCAACAATGTACAAGTAAACCATGACTATGTAAAGATGTTGAGAAACAAGTAAGCTCTGACTGGTGAGTAAGAAAAACACCTTCTGTTGCTAATTTAATAAGACAGAGTTGATAGCTTTTTTAAAAGCTATTTTAAGTGAGATACATGGaacttttgagtgtgtttttttttattttttttatttttttttaaattgacccTCAAGGTAAGTAATGACTAAcagtttttagattttcagaTTCTTGTGCTCAGTAAATGTGAAAAAGGTAGGTGGGTCTAATGGTGGACTGTCTTTTCCATGGACACTGTGAGTATATGCAGGTAGGTTATATCTGTCTGTTGTCTTGACTGGGACTTGAGTCCGTATGAAGATGAGGTAAGTTGAGGTAAGTGTGGGGGGACCCATCAGAATAGCAAGTTATTTTGGATGTAGAATGCTACTGTATGAGATTGATTGTGCTATAACAAAGTTTTAATCCAAACTGGGAGGTTCAGAAAGAGAATTTGCTGTAATAATTGAGCATTGTCAGAGGTGTGTCGTTGATTTGTAGATGTTGTTAATGGAAGTGATAGTTTTAGTAAATCTCTTGCAAATCCTACTACTACTCTCATACTAAGGTTCATACAAATCAAACAATTAAGTGTGTAGATAAACCATATCAGCAGTGGAAGTAGTGCATGGATGTGTGGCTTATGCGCTGTGGACGCTTTTGAAGTGCAAACCAAAAGAAATGGATGTGCAGTGGATGTCAGCTCTAGGAAGAGAGACAGGATGGAACATATGGGCCCGGGCGAGCCTAATCAGCTGACAGTCCTCATGCCAGCCAGTTGCCTGCTGAGATTTGACCAGAACAGCCTGCAAGACAATAGGCTGAGCATcacatatttaatataaatattatatataattattattcatttagctgacgcttttatccaaagcaaattgctatatatgtcagtgatctcacgcctctggagcaactagtggttaagtgtcttgctcagggacacattggtggatgcgtcacagtggggaattgaacctgtgtctctcacaccaaaggcatgcgtcttatccactgctccatcaccaccccagaaACCGTAGAAACTGCTAGTTACTGATAAGTGAACAGGGAGATTGTTTGGTTGCAGCTGGTACTTTGAGTAGGGCACCCATTCAGAGCTTTGCTAGTGACGGTGAATCCCATATTTGAGTGACACACCATGATGCTGACTTTATTCTCTTATCTTATCGTCTACTTTGTTTGTACTGTAGATCCGTAGCAGTTTGAATTCTGAATCTaacctgttaaaaacaaactctTGATTGGGCTAAATAAGATCCTGTTCTTgcaaattttaaatatgtaagAGATGTTGTTAAGAAACATTTGTGATTCCACTTTTCGATTTCTTTGAAATTTGAACCTGCTATACATCCGTacacatgtttaatatttatttttgcaatatGGTGAACTAGAGATAGTGACTTAAAGTGTGGTTAAGCTTGACAAATGACAATAGTGATTGAACAAAATATAATCACAAATCCTCTTTATGCATGGATTTGCATTTAATGCAATTTAACAGGAAGAAtgcaacatttttttccccagttgTCATAATGCCCTAGAAATGGCTAATCCTGGGGTGACTAACTCAAGTATTTCTTGGCAAGATATagaatatttgtatttttgctaGTATGTAACAATCCACCACCACTTGTCATCTTAATACATCATTATTTATGGAACATTAGCCTAAATCTGTGTGGTGGCTTTTGCTTTcaccatatttttgttattgaatAAAATCCAAATAATTTGAACAAGTATTCTGTAAGAACCAGAATGAATAAGCTGAATCAAAATTGGAACAATACATATGCTTTCTGTAATACAGCAGGGCACATTTGGAATATATTGCAAGGGCATCACATATTTTATCATCCAGGATTTGATAGATCTACATTTAGATGGTGGATGCAATTGCTCACATTAGAAGCCAGTAAtaacacttttaaaaacacatttactagCAGCACGATATCACTGCATGAAGACAAAATTGAAAAAGCACAATAGCTACTTAAATATCAATTTAAATATCTATTAGAATTTATTGATCTGAAAGTCGTATGTCGTAATGTTAGGCAAAAgatttaatgtacagtatagtCAGTTTGAATGTTTGTGGGGTCCCTCTGTGTCCATTAACATTTATCAGCAGTCACTGGCCACCTGGATGCACAGTGTGTGAGGTAAGTCTGTGGAGTGATGAGAGGCCATTAGAACCTGAGTAAAAGCGTAGACTGACATCCAAGCCAAACCTCTCTCACTTCATTATTGCAGGGTTCCAGCTTCCTTCCAGTGGAAAGCCATTACAAgtaaacaataacaaacaagctTCTACTTCTTTCTTGTCACCATTGCTAGACAAATGTATATGGATCAGCAAGGAGACGAAAAATGCGTCCTTTTGAAGGTTTTCAACGCAAGGCTATTGTAATTTGTCCCACGGACGAGGATTTAAAAGAACGAACATTAAAGCAAACCAATGAGCAGGGGAAGGATGTGCCCGATCATGCTGTTTTAGAAATGAAAGGTAGGAATGCTGtggaaacaacaaataaaacaccagatctactttttacttttctgtgTTGTCTCTAAAATCAAACTTGGAAGATGCCCCCTCCCCCCCCTTCCCCATCATAGGCTTTGGCCAGATATCAGACCTGGACATTTTTTAAACAGTCCACATGAATTTGATTCTTCCTTATTTTTGCCCTCTATCTGCCACTTGTCATACAGCTTACTTCTAATGCACTGCAAACTGAGACTTGGGCCTTGTTGAGGTCATTTAATTGTAGAGTTAATATTGCACAATGTGCTTCCCTGAAAATAATGTTTCCAAATAGAAAACTTACAAGCAGTCACTTGCTGAAGTTGTAAGTTAATTTGTAACATCAATACATCAGCTGTCCTTGGTTTGCAGTGCTGATTCCTCTTCTCACCAACCTTCTAGTTGTCCTTTTTGTCCCCCTCCCCACCTCTACTGAACCCCCCCTCTCCTGTGTCTGCTTAAACAAATCT
Proteins encoded:
- the hnrnpul1 gene encoding heterogeneous nuclear ribonucleoprotein U-like protein 1; translated protein: MSVDVKKLKVNELKEELQRRGLDTRGLKADLVERLKAALEVEAQADASEPGEQEDEFCQDTQDNEDGEDAEEQQEAAEDYGEGDGDDAPQEEDEGRDSGGYYEDEEAEGEPYESQPASDSGHSMPDFTADADIHKSDLMPEEETKPVPEENVKQKEEVKVEVKVEDDPETIGDRNQDIHQTEHQREQDGTAQAEQVKVEADKGGHHSRKRPHEENRGYGYYEHREDKRSRTPQPPAEDEEENIDDTLVTIDTYNCDLHFKVSRDRYSGYPLTIEGFAYLWAGARASHGVTQGRVCYEMKINEEIPVKHLPSSEPDPHVVRIGWSLNHCSTQLGEEPFSFGYGGTGKKSSDCKFADFGEKFGENDVIGCYIDFDSGDEVEMGFSKNGVWLGVAFRTTKDALAGRALFPHVLVKNCAVEFNFGQKPEPYFPPPEGYTYIHNLDMENKIRGTKGPATKSECEILMMVGLPACGKTTWAMKYAETHPEKKYNILGTNAIMDKMKVMGLRRQKNYAGRWDVLIQQATQCLNRLIEIAARKRRNYILDQTNVYGSARRRKMRPFEGFQRKAIVICPTDEDLKERTLKQTNEQGKDVPDHAVLEMKANFTLPEACDFLEAVTFVELQRDEAENLLKQYNEEGRKAGPPPDKRFDNRQGGFRGRGSGSFQRYDNRDGSRGGYQNRSGDGGSGYRGSYNRGGYNQSRWGNSYRDGGSDARGGGYNRNQQSGGSYNRPAPYSKGAYSQGYSQSYNPGYSQGSYNQNYYSNYSQYPGYSQSYSQTPTTAQTYNHQQPQPQQQPQQQPQPQQQQSYNQQYQQYAQQWQQYYQNQNQWNQYYSQYGSYPGQGNQGSSSGSQ